GATCGCGAGATCAATGGCCAGAATCCGTGTCACGTTGGCGTTTGCCACATGGATGATGTCCCGCCCATCCAGCATGCCGATGGAACAGGACTCGCGCAGGAGCTGGCTGACACGATCCAGAACCGGCTGCGCGATCTTGGCCAGCGGCATGGAGGCAACGTAGGAATGTCCCAGCGTGAGGATGCGGGGCTTGAGAGAAAAGTGCCGGCCGTCTTCGGAGTCGGCCAGGCCGAGCTTGCCCAGCGTGTACATGCAGCGGCGTACCGCCGCGCGGGAGAGTCCGGTGGCCGCGCTGAGCTGGGAAATGGTCAGCAGCGGCTTTGCATGGGAATAGGCCTGGATGACCGCCAGCCCGCGGGCCAGCGAGGTCATGAAGTTGGGATCCCCGCTGAGGGTGGAGATCTGGGCCGCAGGCAAAGGCGCCACGCCCGGGGGTATCTCCCCAGGAGAGAGATAGGGGGGCTTCTTTTCGGCAAGTTTGCGCGAGGAGGCGCGGGCCATAGATATCTCCCGGAGGGGCGTTCGTCAGCCAGAGGGAAGGATACACGATCTGGCCAATATACGCACAAGACTTCGATAATCGCCCTTGACATCGCCTCTGCTGCTTAATAGATTCGCCATGATATCCCATCCGGTGCGTTTCCGGCATCCTGCAGCGTTGCGGGTTGATAGTGGGAGCAGGAAGGAACCAATGACGAAGATCGCGGGCTATCGACGGCCTTATATCGGGACCCAGCCTAATCCCCTTCATCCACCTTACGCCTCCAGCATTAAACGGTCCCCCGGGAAACCTCTGATCTACCTCCCGCACACGCTCTCCGAAGTGACCGGCCCGGTCTTCGGGAAGGAAACGGTGCAGG
This sequence is a window from Terriglobia bacterium. Protein-coding genes within it:
- a CDS encoding helix-turn-helix domain-containing protein, translated to MARASSRKLAEKKPPYLSPGEIPPGVAPLPAAQISTLSGDPNFMTSLARGLAVIQAYSHAKPLLTISQLSAATGLSRAAVRRCMYTLGKLGLADSEDGRHFSLKPRILTLGHSYVASMPLAKIAQPVLDRVSQLLRESCSIGMLDGRDIIHVANANVTRILAIDLAIGSRVPALYTSMGRVLLAYLPPEELESYLAHAEFTCYTERSISSADKMREALLLVRRNGYALVDQELELGLRAIAVPIHNADGKGIAALNVGAHAQRVSVQDMVTKFLLQLQAAAQELSMLLK